A single Venturia canescens isolate UGA chromosome 1, ASM1945775v1, whole genome shotgun sequence DNA region contains:
- the LOC122410019 gene encoding uncharacterized protein produces the protein MAESDTDSEYDRDAPGPSTEGKLYTEFMEIKCESPYSLQDFEASATQSSDNQSQRSSWLQSIDDIKIEHDICQMEFESENHTENHTENHIQKPRQITGVGLIKAKTSAERGREFRARRALLNQQRRQQESATIDEISTENIQNAGPSKGNRIPGHSEINIVEKRAKSAESSRRWRARNMRTRTKAKQKAKTAAQRMREYRERKRLAKKALLRQRSERNLDAMDSAPTGENQSAGRSVLKSNSAQLRRGNEEIRLPQFVHHQETDENKSDFHDWTSSLNYDNITKHKRAHEKFDQKFRENPFGYSCTVCDRLWFKNDLKKAPHSCEDLLKKITNINNINDAMICSTCKFAIDRQIIPILSTYNGFKYPKIPSHLPKLNLVSQRLISPRLPFMQIRRLRHVHGQRGIYGETINVPISVDTMVNQLPRDINDGHCVYVHIKRKRIHKSSYLHGLINKKKIKIWLQYLINTPVYTHYNITINNEFLRDCDEETQDGQQINNIDEISEDIPIEESLTAQQHTLLWNDEKFLRIAPGEYNIPRSLLFNEDAEELSFPTIYSGQFRTYKNNIRATPFMISSSELRRSDRRGVTPYHLLYVAMKIMRLRIRDCLTVVFKHIGPNTNIKREHIESEIYMNNCIETNLAFLRSIPNSTWYWAQRKKDLFAIMRQKGRPTAFMTLSANEIGWTDLIQLLYKLANNGVNISDRVAAELSLIEKSTLINEDAVTCAIYFNKLVNVLLTILQSKECSPFRRYRVADYFEHIEFQHGGSPHAHILLWLDNAPKNMLGENNTEVINLIDSLVSVSTSQASGNIRLQTHKHTFTCYKKIVANRPQKCRFEAPFMPCRNTLNLTPIQKTDPQFQKYAKKYAEIRTNLENTDYNNIDEFYAKNNIHSDDEYCNILRAGINRPKIFYKRSPLEKWNIPFNPFVLSILRSKMDFQIITEEYSCAAYVVEYVNKTNRGISNLQRKMIEIMNEHPEFDMVDITRKMSVDIFNSVEISSQEAAWYLLREPMSKSSAGVVYINTVWPIERQKIRKTQKELSELDENSTDIWKEDWFDKYQKRPDELSGITLAQFVSRYFQKKGNVYAERKERKVIRFRNYGITQNYNEYRREMVTLHIPFRNEDAEILAEMKFIKIYDENEALILERRKEFESNLDIEKTIEICRQLCQEDGNPDDNDESEIQDVVDRFPEPRVKEERRSLSNSPSRNVAPEGTTGADSGRNAETGTVKRSRPDDDTPSPPREHQDKEPRLNDYGSYAQIKEGIIKLAIVMEGFPANQLGPKEVEKIRKIIRERILEVPQGTKVPTFTDFCERNGALIVSCADEQTKDWLNSFFLETPMDGKLLRVLLPEEFQKRYQVVVHVKEADISTEEAIKLLDRQNVGLGTDDWAVVKDSESRDASSTHFACFIGGKSLEALRKCDFRPFCGLSRASIRLVDKDKDRAEKSNSINLPKPAATPAEGGTTRMSLGTITISQQN, from the exons atgGCAGAGAGTGATACAGACTCGGAGTATGATCGCGATGCTCCAGGACCATCAACTGAAGGAAAATTATACACTGAATTCATGGAAATAAAGTGCGAGTCGCCGTATTCGTTACAAGATTTTGAAGCTAGTGCGACTCAATCTTCTGATAATCAATCACAAAG AAGTTCATGGTTACAATCAATTGATGACATCAAGATTGAACATGACATTTGTCAAATGGAATTTGAGAGTGAAAATCATACTGAAAATCATACTGAAAATCACATACAGAAACCGAGACAAATTACTGGAGTTGG GTTGATCAAAGCGAAAACTTCGGCAGAACGTGGTCGAGAATTCAGAGCTCGAAGAGCACTGCTTAATCAACAAAGACGGCAACAGGAATCCGCTACCATAGATGAAATTTcaacagaaaatattcaaaacgcTGGCCCATCAAAAGGAAATCGAATCCCTGGACACTCTGAAATAAATATAGTTGAAAAAAGAGCCAAGTCTGCAGAATCCTCAAGAAGATGGAGAGCGAGAAATATGAGGACTAGAACAAAAGCAAAACAGAAAGCGAAAACTGCAGCTCAACGCATGCGAGAAtacagagagagaaaaagatt AGCAAAGAAAGCACTATTAAGGCAGCGAAGTGAACGAAATTTAGATGCTATGGACAGCGCACCAACGGGAGAAAATCAAAGCGCTGGCCGATCAGTATTGAAAAGCAATTCTGCACAGCTGAGAAGAGGGAATGAGGAAATTCGTTTACCACAATTCGTTCATCATCAAGAAACGGATGAAAATAAGTCTGACTTCCATGATTGGACTTCGAGTTTGAACTACGATAACATTACTAAACATAAAAGGgctcatgaaaaatttgaccaaAAGTTTCGCGAAAATCCATTTGGTTATTCGTGTACAGTATGCGATAGATTGTGgtttaaaaatgatttgaaaaaggCACCTCATAGTTGTGAAGACCTGTTGAAGAAAATAACC aataTCAACAACATCAACGACGCAATGATTTGTTCGACTTGTAAATTCGCAATTGACAGACAAATTATTCCGATATTGTCGACCTACAATGGATTCAAATATCCAAAAATTCCATCACATTTACCGAAACTCAATTTAGTTTCTCAACGTTTGATTTCTCCTCGTCTCCCATTTATGCAGATAAGGAGACTACGGCATGTGCATGGGCAACGTGGTATTTACGGTGAGACCATTAATGTGCCAATATCAGTGGATACAATGGTAAATCAACTTCCAAGAGATATCAACGATGGCCATTGTGTCTATGTACACATCAAACGGAAACGAATTCACAAATCGAGCTATTTACACGGATTAAttaataagaagaaaattaaGATATGGTTACAATATTTGATAAATACGCCTGTTTATACCCACTATAATATCACAATCAACAATGAATTCCTCAGAGACTGCGATGAAGAAACTCAGGATGgtcaacaaataaataacaTAGATGAAATCAGTGAAGATATTCCCATTGAGGAGAGTCTCACAGCTCAGCAGCATACTCTTTTGTGgaacgacgaaaaattcttAAGAATCGCACCTGGAGAATACAATATTCCTCGGAGCTTGTTATTCAATGAAGACGCTGAGGAATTGTCTTTTCCAACTATTTATTCGGGACAATTTAGaacgtataaaaataatattagagCTACGCCATTCATGATTTCTTCGAGTGAATTGCGGCGTTCAGACCGTCGAGGGGTTACTCCGTACCATTTGCTGTATGTCGCCATGAAGATTATGAGACTACGGATTCGTGACTGTTTGACTGTGGTGTTTAAGCATATTGGTCCTAATACCAATATAAAAAGAGAACACATCGAATCAGAAATTTACATGAACAATTGTATTGAAACGAATCTTGCCTTCCTCCGTTCAATACCGAATTCAACTTGGTATTGGgcacaacgaaaaaaagatcttTTTGCCATCATGAGGCAGAAAGGAAGACCAACAGCCTTCATGACCCTTAGCGCCAATGAAATAGGATGGACAGATTTAATCCAGTTGTTATATAAATTAGCAAACAATGGAGTGAACATTTCGGATCGTGTAGCGGCTGAATTAAGTTTGATTGAGAAAAGCACACTTATCAACGAAGATGCTGTGACTTGCGCCATCTACTTCAATAAATTGGTGAATGTGTTATTGACAATATTACAATCTAAAGAATGTAGTCCTTTCCGTCGCTACAGAGTTGCCGATTATTTTGAACATATTGAATTCCAGCATGGCGGAAGCCCACATGCTCATATATTACTGTGGCTTGACAATGCTCCAAAAAATATGCTTGGCGAAAATAACACTGAAGTGATAAATTTAATCGACAGTTTAGTATCGGTTTCAACATCTCAAGCATCAGGAAATATCAGACTACAAACCCATAAACACACATTCACATGTTACAAGAAGATTGTTGCTAATAGACCACAAAAATGTAGGTTTGAAGCACCTTTTATGCCATGCCGCAATACATTGAATCTCACTCCGATTCAAAAAACAGACccacaatttcaaaaatatgctAAAAAATATGCTGAAATCAGAACCAATTTAGAAAATACAGATTACAACAATATTGATGAGTTCTAcgcaaaaaataatattcattcggACGATGAATACTGTAACATACTCCGTGCTGGAATTAACAgaccaaaaatattttacaaacGTAGTCCGTTAGAAAAATGGAATATTCCATTCAATCCGTTCGTATTAAGTATTCTGAGGTCGAAAAtggattttcaaattattactGAAGAGTACTCCTGTGCAGCCTACGTTGTTGAGTACGTCAACAAGACTAATCGAGGTATTAGCAACTTACAGCGAAAAATGAtagaaataatgaatgaaCATCCCGAGTTCGATATGGTGGATATTACGCGAAAAATGAGCGTGGATATATTTAATAGTGTAGAGATAAGTAGTCAAGAGGCCGCTTGGTACTTGCTTAGGGAGCCAATGTCAAAGAGCTCTGCTGGAGTCGTTTATATAAACACTGTATGGCCAATTGAACGTCAAAAGATACGAAAGACCCAAAAAGAATTGAgtgaactcgatgaaaattccacAGATATTTGGAAAGAAGATTGGTTCGATAAATACCAGAAACGACCCGACGAATTGAGTGGCATTACTTTAGCGCAATTCGTCTCtagatattttcaaaaaaaaggaaatgttTACGCCGAGAGAAAAGAGCGCAAAGTTATTCGATTCCGGAATTATGGTATTACACAAAATTATAACGAATACAGACGAGAAATGGTTACTTTACACATTCCATTTCGTAATGAAGATGCTGAAATTTTAgcagaaatgaaatttatcaagATCTACGACGAAAATGAAGCATTAATTttagaaagaagaaaagaatttgaatcaaatttggacatcgaaaaaacgattgaaatcTGTCGACAATTGTGCCAGGAAGACGGAAATCCGGACGATAATGatgaaagtgaaattcaagatgtTGTGGATCGCTTTCCAGAGCCCAGAGTGAAGGAAGAAAGAAGATCCTTGTCAAATTCCCCATCTAGAAATGTCGCTCCGGAAGGGACGACAGGAGCAGACTCGGGGAGAAATGCAGAAACCGGGACGGTCAAACGCTCCAGACCCGACGACGACACCCCCAGTCCACCTCGTGAGCACCAGGACAAGGAACCGAGATTAAATGACTACGGATCATATGCTCAGATAAAGGAAGGAATCATCAAACTCGCCATAGTGATGGAGGGCTTTCCGGCAAATCAGTTGGGACCGAaagaggtggaaaaaattagaaaaataattagagaGCGTATCCTGGAAGTTCCCCAGGGTACAAAAGTCCCTACATTCACCGATTTCTGCGAAAGGAACGGCGCTCTCATCGTCAGCTGTGCTGACGAGCAGACCAAGGACTGGCTCAATAGCTTCTTCTTGGAGACACCGATGGACGGGAAACTCCTACGTGTGCTTTTGCCGGAGGAGTTCCAGAAGCGATACCAGGTAGTTGTGCACGTGAAGGAGGCGGATATCTCGACCGAGGAGGCTATTAAGCTTCTCGACCGCCAAAATGTGGGACTGGGTACCGATGATTGGGCTGTCGTCAAGGACAGTGAAAGCAGGGACGCTTCGAGCACCCACTTCGCCTGTTTCATTGGTGGCAAATCCCTGGAGGCGCTGAGGAAGTGCGACTTCAGGCCATTTTGTGGTTTGAGTCGCGCGTCCATCAGACTTGTGGACAAGGACAAGGATCGGGCCGAAAAGTCCAACTCTATCAACTTACCCAAACCGGCCGCAACGCCAGCGGAGGGGGGAACAACTAGGATGTCCCTGGGTACGATAACAATTTCACAACAGAACTAA
- the LOC122410076 gene encoding insulin-like growth factor-binding protein complex acid labile subunit, translating to MRGAIVESLQPYNESIVKHCQIVSTEVREEETLHNLSLDRRGISQFTAGWYGLKTNFFSGLDLSNNDISDITPELLNDMPADITRIDLSSNKILRLRTGVIVNNHVNFLNLANNAMSEIEDRALEGTNLSSVDLSENRLNNTRFVATLPTTLQSLNLGENNIDAIIPNIFSRLGQLEKIDFTMNNITVIRNDSLSGLSSAKELILGNNKIEKIEIGAFRDLRSLRYLQLANNKLTSLEKGVFIGLQAVEHIDLGFNSIEIITNDSFYGLTDSLHTLTLTSNRIRVLEHGAFSQLALRELWLNNNELRKIDSGIFPLMTLKNLHLGHNALARINGSEFANLESLVLLDLTNNGIVEIKKGFAQHLPKVEKLILDENPFKILGNGALFGLTKAINSTVHFRGSQLDIIQGGVFDDL from the coding sequence ATGCGTGGTGCAATTGTTGAAAGTCTACAACCTTATAATGAGAGCATTGTTAAACATTGCCAAATAGTGAGCACTGAAGTGCGAGAAGAAGAAACACTACATAACCTATCACTGGATCGTCGTGGAATATCACAATTTACTGCTGGTTGGTATGGTCTTAAAACGAATTTCTTCAGCGGCCTCGATTTAAGTAATAACGACATCTCGGATATAACCCCCGAGCTTCTGAATGACATGCCAGCAGACATAACGCGCATAGACTTGTCTAGCAACAAAATTCTGCGTCTGCGAACGGGAGTGATCGTGAATAATCATGTGAACTTTTTGAACTTGGCAAACAACGCTATGAGTGAAATTGAAGACAGAGCCTTGGAGGGGACAAACCTGTCATCTGTCGATTTGAGTGAAAATCGACTGAACAACACGAGATTCGTTGCAACTTTGCCAACGACTCTGCAATCATTAAACCTTGGAGAAAACAACATTGATGCGATTAttcccaacattttttctcggttgggtcaacttgaaaaaatcgatttcacCATGAACAATATAACCGTGATAAGAAATGATTCTCTCAGTGGGCTTAGTTCTGCAAAGGAGCTCATATTGGGAAACAATAAGATTGAAAAGATTGAAATAGGAGCTTTCCGGGACTTGAGATCCCTTCGATACTTGCAACTGGCGAACAACAAGCTCACCAGCCTCGAGAAAGGAGTGTTCATCGGTCTTCAAGCTGTAGAACACATCGATCTCGGATTCAATTCCattgaaataataacgaatgaCTCGTTTTATGGTTTGACAGATTCATTGCACACACTTACTTTGACTTCTAATCGGATTCGTGTACTTGAACATGGGGCGTTCTCCCAACTCGCGCTACGCGAACTGTGGCTGAATAACAATGAACTAAGGAAGATTGACAGTGGAATCTTCCCCCTGATGACTCTTAAAAATCTCCATCTGGGACACAATGCCTTGGCACGAATCAACGGTAGCGAATTCGCCAATCTTGAGTCTCTAGTATTGCTAGATTTGACAAACAACGGAATCGTAGAGATCAAGAAAGGTTTCGCTCAACATCTTCCTAAAGTGGAGAAATTGATTCTCGATGAAAATCCATTTAAAATACTTGGGAACGGTGCCCTATTCGGGTTAACTAAAGCAATCAATTCTACAGTACATTTCCGAGGCAGTCAGCTCGATATCATCCAAGGAGGTGTGTTCGACGATTTGTAA